In a genomic window of Croceibacterium sp. TMG7-5b_MA50:
- a CDS encoding glycosyltransferase family 1 protein, translating to MDMSALRVALFSGNYNYVRDGANQALNRLVDYLLRQGAAVRVYAPTVEQPAFEPKGDLVSVPSIAFPGRGEYRFPLGLSAPLRQDLEAFGPTIVHLASPDIACQQALSWARRRDLPVLASVHTRFETYPRYYHLGFAEPLVEAMLRRFYSRCDALVAPSEGMAQVLRDQAMNGDIGLWQRGVDRDIFNPDARELAWRQQHGITDGEVAVGFLGRLVMEKGLDVFAGTIAELHNRGLAARVLVVGEGPAHGWLASHLPPDTVFVGFQKGAGLGRAVAAMDLLLNPSVTETFGNVTLEAMACGVPVIGADATGSNSLIAAGETGLLVTPSDIPGFADAVGRLVTDRTLRTRMGAAGERRSAAYSWDAINAAVVDTYARLIGARGTLLRAA from the coding sequence ATGGACATGAGTGCCCTTCGCGTTGCGCTGTTCAGCGGCAACTACAATTATGTGCGTGACGGCGCCAACCAGGCGCTGAACCGGCTGGTCGACTACCTGCTGCGGCAGGGTGCCGCCGTGCGCGTCTACGCCCCGACCGTCGAACAGCCCGCCTTCGAGCCGAAGGGCGATCTCGTCAGCGTCCCGTCGATCGCATTTCCCGGCCGTGGCGAGTACCGCTTCCCGCTGGGCCTGTCCGCCCCCCTGCGGCAGGATCTGGAGGCGTTCGGCCCCACCATCGTCCATCTCGCCTCCCCCGATATCGCCTGCCAGCAGGCGCTGTCATGGGCTCGGCGGCGTGATCTGCCGGTGCTCGCATCCGTCCACACCCGGTTCGAAACCTATCCCCGCTACTACCACCTGGGTTTCGCAGAGCCGCTGGTGGAGGCCATGCTGCGCCGCTTCTACAGTCGATGCGATGCCCTGGTCGCCCCGTCGGAGGGGATGGCGCAGGTGCTGCGCGATCAGGCGATGAACGGCGATATCGGACTATGGCAGCGCGGGGTGGACCGGGACATCTTCAACCCTGACGCCCGCGAACTTGCGTGGCGGCAGCAGCACGGGATCACCGATGGCGAGGTCGCCGTCGGCTTCCTCGGCCGACTGGTGATGGAGAAAGGGCTGGACGTGTTCGCCGGCACGATCGCCGAACTGCACAATCGCGGTCTTGCCGCGCGCGTGCTGGTCGTGGGCGAAGGGCCGGCGCATGGCTGGCTGGCATCTCACCTGCCGCCCGACACGGTATTCGTCGGTTTCCAGAAGGGAGCTGGTCTTGGTCGCGCGGTCGCGGCCATGGACCTGCTGCTGAACCCTTCGGTGACGGAGACCTTCGGTAACGTCACGCTGGAGGCGATGGCCTGCGGCGTGCCGGTGATCGGCGCGGACGCGACCGGCAGCAACAGCCTGATCGCTGCCGGAGAGACCGGCCTGCTGGTCACGCCGAGCGACATTCCCGGCTTCGCCGATGCGGTCGGTCGCCTGGTGACCGATCGCACCCTGCGCACCCGCATGGGGGCTGCGGGCGAGCGCCGCAGCGCTGCCTATAGCTGGGATGCGATCAATGCCGCGGTGGTGGACACCTACGCACGGCTGATCGGCGCACGCGGCACACTGCTGCGCGCCGCGTAA
- a CDS encoding FtsX-like permease family protein, translating to MTPNAALPWAAAWRIARRDLNRRFRGLRLLLVCLFLGVGALAAIGSLTAAIDNQLSAQGQTLLGGDLEVEVWQRPLNGDETAFLQRFGTLSPGLRLQAMASSGDATIPVELKAVAPNWPLYGALLLDGGHRVGAPPPGQAWIAPGAAERLGIGPGATLRIGTAIVRVGGIIAEEPDRLSEGFQLGQTVIVPLDLPAAAGLTAPGALYETKTRVRFDQPANPQEVEEALLARFPEAGLDTRTRDRASPGAERFVGSMGEFLSLVGLAALVIAGIGIGGGVSAYLEGRRAGIATLKILGATSADIARIYTLQIGAAALAGAAAGLLAGVLVTPLLARALGALLPVDTGVVLAPLALLRAAGFGMLVALVFAAPPLIAARDFPAMALMRARIDPLGGSRWRAALRPVGLGLLGVVALAVLGSRQPLLNLMFLAGAAALLALLAGLGLLIRRIAARLPRPRDPILRAGLANLYRPGSATTSLVTALGFGLAAFVLLAAVQTSLDANIRRSVPERAPDYFVLDIPRDRVAQFRGTVAATAPGATIETVPTMRGAILAYGPKGNQTRVADLEQIPEGAWALTGERGLTYADRLPAGNVLTEGKWWPANYQGEPLVSVDADLADAAGMEVGDMLTIGLLGVERQARIASIRRIDWESLGFNYVLVFSPNTLSDAPHNIAATVDLPEGAATGPLLRQMVRSFPTSSVIEVGPLLTQAREILSQVSLAILAAAGVAVLAGIAVLLGAIAAARAQRTYDSVILRVLGASGRQVLALQLAEFGLLASLLALVALVLGSALAWIVIVWQFEFDWLPDWPRVLLTLAAGLALVLLFALGSSLQVLRARPAQTLRTL from the coding sequence GTGACCCCCAATGCCGCGCTCCCCTGGGCGGCGGCGTGGCGCATTGCCCGGCGCGACCTCAATCGCCGGTTCCGCGGGCTGCGTCTGCTGCTCGTCTGCCTGTTCCTGGGCGTCGGCGCGCTGGCCGCGATCGGATCGCTGACTGCGGCGATCGACAATCAACTATCTGCACAAGGCCAGACGCTGCTGGGCGGCGATCTGGAGGTGGAGGTCTGGCAGCGGCCCTTGAACGGGGATGAGACCGCTTTTCTCCAACGTTTCGGCACCCTTTCCCCCGGCCTCCGGCTGCAGGCGATGGCGAGCAGCGGCGACGCCACCATCCCGGTCGAATTGAAGGCGGTCGCGCCGAACTGGCCGCTCTATGGCGCATTGCTGCTCGACGGCGGGCACCGCGTCGGCGCGCCGCCACCGGGACAGGCGTGGATCGCGCCCGGCGCGGCCGAACGGCTGGGGATCGGTCCGGGCGCGACCCTGCGTATCGGCACCGCCATCGTGCGCGTGGGCGGCATCATCGCAGAAGAGCCGGACCGCCTGTCCGAAGGTTTCCAGTTGGGTCAGACGGTAATCGTCCCGCTCGACCTGCCGGCCGCTGCCGGCCTCACCGCTCCCGGTGCGTTGTACGAGACCAAGACACGCGTGCGCTTCGACCAGCCCGCCAATCCGCAGGAGGTGGAGGAGGCGCTGCTGGCCCGTTTCCCGGAGGCAGGCCTCGACACTCGTACCCGCGACCGGGCATCGCCGGGCGCGGAACGGTTCGTGGGCAGCATGGGCGAGTTCCTGTCACTGGTCGGCCTCGCCGCTCTGGTGATCGCTGGAATCGGCATTGGCGGCGGCGTCTCCGCCTATCTGGAGGGGCGCCGGGCTGGCATTGCCACGCTGAAGATCCTGGGTGCGACCAGCGCCGACATCGCCCGCATCTATACCCTGCAGATCGGCGCGGCGGCGCTGGCGGGGGCGGCGGCAGGCCTGCTGGCAGGCGTCCTAGTGACGCCGCTTCTGGCCCGCGCGCTGGGCGCCCTGCTGCCGGTCGATACCGGCGTGGTACTCGCCCCGCTGGCGTTGTTGCGCGCGGCAGGATTTGGCATGCTGGTCGCGTTGGTGTTCGCCGCCCCGCCCCTGATCGCCGCGCGCGATTTCCCAGCGATGGCGCTGATGCGGGCGCGGATTGACCCGCTGGGTGGCAGCCGGTGGCGCGCGGCACTGCGGCCGGTGGGGCTGGGTCTACTCGGCGTCGTCGCGCTGGCGGTGCTGGGCAGCCGGCAGCCGCTGCTGAATCTGATGTTCCTGGCCGGCGCGGCAGCGCTTCTGGCATTGCTCGCGGGCCTTGGGCTGCTGATCCGCCGCATCGCCGCACGTCTGCCCCGTCCGCGCGATCCGATCCTGCGCGCAGGGCTCGCCAACCTTTATCGTCCGGGCTCGGCCACCACGTCGCTGGTGACGGCGCTCGGCTTCGGGCTTGCCGCCTTTGTCCTGCTGGCGGCGGTGCAGACCTCGCTGGATGCGAACATCCGCCGCTCCGTGCCGGAGCGGGCGCCTGACTACTTCGTGCTCGACATTCCGCGCGACCGGGTGGCGCAGTTCCGCGGCACCGTCGCCGCCACCGCGCCGGGCGCCACGATCGAGACGGTGCCGACCATGCGCGGCGCGATCCTCGCCTACGGTCCGAAAGGCAACCAGACCCGCGTTGCCGATCTGGAGCAGATACCGGAGGGCGCCTGGGCCCTGACCGGCGAGCGCGGCCTCACCTATGCCGACCGCCTGCCCGCAGGCAACGTACTGACCGAAGGCAAGTGGTGGCCCGCGAACTACCAGGGTGAACCGCTCGTCTCCGTCGATGCCGATCTGGCGGACGCGGCGGGCATGGAGGTGGGCGATATGCTGACCATCGGCCTGCTCGGCGTTGAGCGGCAAGCACGGATTGCCAGCATCCGGCGGATCGACTGGGAAAGCCTAGGTTTCAATTACGTGCTGGTGTTCTCCCCCAACACCCTATCCGACGCGCCGCACAACATCGCCGCGACCGTCGACCTGCCGGAAGGGGCCGCGACCGGGCCGCTGCTGCGCCAGATGGTGCGCAGTTTTCCGACCAGCTCGGTGATCGAGGTCGGCCCGCTGCTGACCCAGGCGCGCGAGATCCTGAGCCAGGTCTCGCTCGCCATCCTCGCCGCTGCGGGCGTGGCCGTGCTGGCGGGTATCGCCGTACTGCTGGGCGCGATCGCCGCCGCGCGGGCACAGCGCACCTATGACAGCGTGATCCTGCGGGTGCTGGGTGCCAGCGGGCGGCAGGTACTGGCGCTGCAACTGGCGGAGTTCGGCCTGCTGGCTTCGCTGCTCGCTCTGGTGGCGCTGGTGCTGGGCAGTGCGCTCGCCTGGATCGTCATCGTGTGGCAGTTCGAATTCGACTGGCTGCCGGACTGGCCGCGCGTTCTGCTGACACTGGCGGCGGGCCTCGCGCTGGTGCTGCTGTTCGCGCTTGGCTCCAGTCTGCAGGTGCTGCGCGCCCGACCGGCGCAGACACTACGCACCCTGTAG
- a CDS encoding ABC transporter ATP-binding protein — MASPASQSLALHARDLRLTLGSGDAAVEILRGIDLSVTIGTTLALLGPSGSGKSSLMSVLTGLERATGGTLQVAGANFATLGEDALARARRGRIGIVLQAFHLLPTMTAQENVATPMELAGEPDAWGRAAAELQAVGLGHRLGHYPAQLSGGEQQRVAIARALAPRPPLVFADEPTGNLDAATGSGIVELLFARREETGATLVIITHDEGLAARCDRIVTLADGRIAADTAA, encoded by the coding sequence GTGGCAAGTCCCGCATCCCAATCGCTCGCCCTCCATGCCCGTGATCTACGCCTAACCCTCGGCAGCGGGGATGCGGCAGTGGAGATCCTGCGCGGTATCGACCTTTCCGTCACCATCGGCACGACGCTGGCACTGCTCGGCCCCTCAGGCTCGGGCAAGAGCAGCCTGATGAGCGTGCTGACCGGCCTGGAACGCGCCACCGGTGGCACCCTGCAAGTAGCGGGCGCCAACTTCGCCACGCTGGGGGAGGACGCGCTAGCCCGCGCCCGCCGTGGGCGGATCGGCATCGTCCTGCAAGCCTTCCACCTGCTGCCGACCATGACTGCGCAGGAGAATGTCGCCACGCCGATGGAACTGGCGGGGGAGCCTGACGCATGGGGGCGCGCCGCCGCCGAACTGCAAGCGGTCGGCCTCGGCCACCGGCTCGGCCATTACCCCGCGCAGCTTTCGGGCGGGGAGCAGCAGCGCGTCGCCATCGCCCGCGCGCTCGCCCCGCGGCCGCCGCTGGTCTTCGCGGACGAGCCGACCGGCAATCTCGATGCCGCAACCGGGTCCGGGATCGTGGAACTGCTGTTCGCCCGGCGGGAGGAGACAGGCGCGACACTGGTCATCATCACGCATGACGAAGGACTGGCCGCCCGCTGCGACCGGATCGTGACGCTGGCGGACGGGCGCATTGCCGCCGACACCGCCGCGTGA
- a CDS encoding arylesterase, translating to MRRQAAMMAIGMVASGSLAACGSEPAPQPTPTASATASTGAAAVTGPERRILTFGDSLFAGYGLGEGESYPARLEAALRARGINAQITNASVSGDTTQAGLQRLAFTLRQQDDYDLAVVELGGNDLLRQLPPQQTRDNLDAILRGLQERDIPVLLMGMRAPPNLGAEYQRSFDAIYPDLAREYDAALVPFFLESVYNRPQLIQPDRVHPTAEGIDTMVAATVDAVAAAVPPTE from the coding sequence ATGAGGCGACAGGCGGCGATGATGGCGATCGGCATGGTGGCGAGTGGCAGCCTGGCGGCATGCGGCAGCGAGCCGGCGCCCCAGCCCACACCAACCGCCAGTGCAACGGCCAGCACCGGCGCGGCGGCGGTCACCGGGCCGGAGCGGCGGATCCTGACCTTCGGTGACAGCCTGTTCGCCGGATACGGCTTGGGGGAGGGTGAGAGCTACCCCGCGCGGCTGGAGGCTGCCCTGCGCGCGAGGGGCATCAATGCGCAGATCACCAATGCCAGTGTTTCCGGCGACACCACGCAGGCGGGCCTCCAGCGGCTGGCGTTCACGCTGAGACAGCAGGACGATTACGACCTCGCCGTGGTGGAACTGGGCGGTAACGACCTGCTGCGGCAATTGCCGCCGCAACAGACCCGCGACAATCTGGATGCGATCCTGCGCGGATTGCAGGAGCGGGACATTCCCGTTCTGCTGATGGGCATGCGTGCCCCGCCCAACCTGGGCGCGGAGTACCAGCGATCCTTCGACGCGATCTACCCCGATCTGGCGCGCGAATATGATGCGGCGCTGGTGCCGTTCTTCCTCGAATCGGTGTACAATCGGCCGCAGCTTATCCAGCCCGATCGGGTCCATCCCACTGCCGAGGGGATCGACACGATGGTTGCCGCCACCGTCGATGCGGTGGCCGCAGCCGTGCCCCCGACGGAGTGA
- a CDS encoding RpiB/LacA/LacB family sugar-phosphate isomerase: MKIALIVENSQAAKSEVIHHALTSVAEPLGHEVHHYGMYTPEDKASLTYVMNGLLTGILLNSGAADFVVTGCGTGMGSMLACNSMPGVFCGLVIDPTDAFLFGQINDGNAISMPYAKGFGWAAELNLQDVYRKLFEGERGLGYPKERAEIMAKNRGILKQLKEVTCKDMLTVLQNVDQDLLKAAVAGEKFQQHFFANATDQGIVDYIKGLVGAPALADA; this comes from the coding sequence ATGAAGATCGCCCTCATCGTCGAGAACAGCCAGGCCGCCAAGAGCGAGGTCATCCACCACGCGCTGACGAGCGTCGCCGAGCCGCTGGGCCATGAAGTCCACCACTACGGAATGTACACACCGGAGGACAAGGCCTCGCTCACCTATGTGATGAACGGCCTGCTGACCGGCATCCTGCTGAACTCGGGCGCTGCCGACTTCGTCGTCACCGGCTGCGGCACCGGCATGGGTTCGATGCTGGCGTGCAATTCCATGCCCGGCGTGTTCTGCGGGCTGGTGATCGACCCGACCGACGCCTTCCTGTTCGGCCAGATCAATGACGGCAACGCTATCTCTATGCCGTATGCCAAGGGCTTTGGCTGGGCGGCCGAGCTTAACCTGCAGGACGTCTACCGCAAGCTGTTCGAAGGCGAGCGCGGCCTGGGCTACCCCAAGGAGCGGGCCGAGATCATGGCCAAGAACCGCGGCATCCTGAAGCAGCTGAAGGAAGTCACCTGCAAGGACATGCTGACCGTGCTGCAGAACGTGGACCAGGACCTGCTGAAGGCCGCGGTCGCCGGCGAGAAGTTCCAGCAGCACTTCTTCGCCAATGCCACCGACCAGGGCATCGTCGATTACATCAAGGGCCTGGTGGGCGCGCCCGCGCTGGCCGACGCCTGA
- the recF gene encoding DNA replication/repair protein RecF has translation MLDRVALRSFRNHRDTMLVGARRLNLLVGENGAGKTNVLEAVSLLAPGRGLRRAALPEMAAEGTGGGFAISARLAQADADPVQLGTGTSPDQPGRRLVQVNGATASAAQLGEWLAIAWLTPAMDRLFADSAGARRRYMDRLALALQPGHATLAARHERALRERNRLLSAEAMPEARWLDAVEAQLAETGAALANARAMLVERLAAALATMPNAPFARPTLAYRPGGPLTAEALVAELARGRARDRAAQRTLVGPQRDDLQVTHSAKAMPAALSSTGEQKAMLIALTLAHAGLLSGGSAGDRPGVLLLDEVAAHLDPMRRDALFDLLRDFAGQVWLTGTEASPFAGIMSDAAGWQVTAGAATPL, from the coding sequence GGCGCTCGCCGTCTGAACCTGCTGGTGGGGGAGAATGGCGCAGGGAAGACCAACGTGCTGGAGGCGGTCAGCCTGCTGGCTCCCGGACGTGGCCTGCGCCGCGCCGCCTTGCCGGAGATGGCGGCAGAGGGCACCGGCGGCGGCTTCGCAATCAGCGCGCGATTGGCGCAGGCCGATGCCGATCCCGTGCAGCTCGGCACCGGCACCAGTCCGGACCAGCCCGGCAGGCGGCTGGTGCAGGTGAACGGCGCCACCGCCAGCGCGGCCCAGTTGGGGGAATGGCTTGCGATCGCCTGGCTGACGCCGGCCATGGATCGGCTGTTTGCCGATAGCGCCGGTGCCCGGCGCCGCTACATGGACCGGCTGGCCTTGGCGCTGCAGCCCGGCCACGCCACGCTGGCCGCCCGGCATGAGCGGGCGCTGCGTGAACGCAATCGCCTGCTTTCGGCAGAAGCCATGCCGGAAGCGCGCTGGCTGGACGCGGTGGAGGCACAATTGGCGGAAACGGGCGCTGCGCTCGCCAATGCACGCGCCATGCTGGTTGAACGGCTAGCTGCCGCCTTGGCCACCATGCCCAACGCGCCGTTCGCCCGGCCCACCCTCGCCTACCGGCCCGGCGGACCGTTGACGGCGGAGGCACTGGTGGCCGAACTGGCGCGTGGCCGGGCCCGGGATCGGGCGGCGCAGCGCACTCTGGTGGGGCCGCAACGCGACGATTTGCAGGTGACCCATTCGGCCAAGGCCATGCCGGCGGCGCTCAGTTCCACTGGCGAGCAGAAGGCGATGCTGATCGCGCTGACGCTGGCCCATGCGGGGCTGCTGAGCGGAGGGAGCGCCGGTGACCGGCCGGGTGTCCTGCTGCTGGACGAGGTGGCGGCGCATCTCGATCCGATGCGGCGCGATGCGCTATTCGATCTGCTGCGCGACTTTGCAGGTCAGGTCTGGCTTACCGGGACAGAGGCGTCGCCGTTCGCCGGTATCATGAGCGATGCGGCCGGCTGGCAGGTCACTGCCGGCGCGGCCACCCCGCTGTGA